The following proteins are encoded in a genomic region of Phycodurus eques isolate BA_2022a chromosome 11, UOR_Pequ_1.1, whole genome shotgun sequence:
- the synpo2la gene encoding synaptopodin 2-like protein, whose translation MVTQEVSITLSGGAPWGFRLQGGVEHQKPLQVAKVRKRSKACRAGLREADELVSINNQPCEALSHAQAMNLIDASPGILHIRVKRVPAGFQSVVLVTRAPSPRIDKEYRASLQTLSPTDVHQAPVREVHRSRSSLTSGLTSPPGSEAYYGETDSDAEVAGYERQRRQKRRSPNSNPGKQMGWTSPGGGETSEMSGYDSAPDANAYLNSPEGFGGGGNRGLPGVARREVIYQPAAPGMWSSQTSTETSSIISSADDQGPRDGEREEGFLELANIPLVSPERAKEALMLGSRSQLVPMVGPVNNPIDEELTTTYMEKAKQAKLNRGDTPQDKHVKEARSKCRTIASLLTDAPNPHSKGVLMFKKRRQRSKKYTLTSFGSVDEDQCPDSQEEDGVSLGSESEFEEEGFSSAPDPTWDSDYLNMLEKRATAGAEGRGDGEEDAPSPGLNATTGKGAQLFEQQRKRAAEHAKKVEATHSQVAQQAMNEQAQMFYPDIQGNTALQQDVYQAQATFSISNGDPSQATGGPTTMGMQGRPWSAISSVDMIVGSTPPVETPIPKAPASNVLNRTARPFTPGFITIRAATAPVAFKPSATKTNQRPTSAAAVPPPFSTVQDQAINATSVMLQLSPGPPVSSKPAGPVTRTVEASVTLNPSTSPSFVETTQTAQQMSAAYPVPYVNVPPMAPPPPQAPTQPMFSAPPQPMVSAPPEHMVPALPQPVVSATPQYMVSGPILSTSQIPSTIHRVAMVPPVVPVAPQCTTQIPMTPVAPVSLVSEPEAIAPTPVLGPGGRTGILLEARRRGGKPKPMFNVPEVKKNSPNPELLSMVQNFDERATHPKYGRPFSEDIYDGAQEGSSAAVNIGKMPPRVAPKPRVLQEAPEIIQAGGKGAQLFTRRKNRMGMYVVDAPPQSHHQQEVSLHGAAQPPDPSSSQWKYSSNVRAPPPIGYNPLLAPSIPTGPRRNMGRPGSRGKGGSQREGIQALDFMRRQPYQLNSAMFNYSGSAANISASPSHQDQRQGHYTAMVGSSLTSPKQIPVKIVRAYEIKRFSTPTPMSAPTLVPKVLAPRSATTLGERINHSDMTTPPPGPTAPTPETNLARAPFRETALLSSQIAGLPSLPKLSAMPPPNSVSGVATHYSPVSYTTGLQGAKQFQSAPELSILSLLPPLKANPIQAPKPRFVATKGGVQPRVWRPGAI comes from the exons GTGCGCAAACGCAGCAAGGCGTGCAGAGCCGGGCTGAGGGAGGCGGACGAGCTGGTGTCCATCAACAACCAGCCATGTGAAGCATTATCCCATGCCCAGGCTATGAACCTCATAGACGCCTCCCCAGGAATACTACATATCCGTGTCAAAAG AGTACCTGCTGGGTTTCAGTCTGTGGTGCTTGTGACCCGCGCCCCTTCTCCTCGCATCGACAAGGAATACCGTGCTTCCCTGCAGACTCTGTCACCCACCGACGTCCACCAAGCGCCCGTCCGCGAGGTCCACCGCAGCCGATCTTCTCTGACCAGCGGCCTGACTTCTCCGCCCGGTAGCGAGGCCTACTATGGAGAAACCGATAGCGACGCAGAGGTGGCGGGTTACGAGAGGCAGCGGCGTCAGAAACGACGCAGCCCCAACTCCAACCCAGGGAAACAGATGGGATGGACCTCCCCTGGGGGAGGGGAAACGTCGGAGATGAGTGGCTATGACAGCGCCCCAGATGCAAACGCTTATCTAAATTCGCCAGAAGGATTTGGCGGAGGTGGAAACAGGGGGTTGCCAGGGGTGGCACGAAGAGAAGTGATTTACCAGCCCGCTGCTCCAGGAATGTGGTCCTCCCAGACATCAACTGAGACATCTTCCATCATCTCGTCAGCAGATGACCAGGGGCCGCGGGATGGAGAGCGGGAGGAGGGCTTTCTGGAGCTTGCTAACATCCCACTAGTATCCCCCGAGAGGGCAAAGGAGGCATTGATGCTGGGCTCTCGGAGCCAGCTTGTGCCCATGGTGGGCCCTGTGAATAACCCAATTGATGAGGAACTGACAACAACCTACATGGAAAAGGCCAAGCAAGCCA AGCTTAACCGAGGAGACACGCCACAGGACAAGCATGTAAAGGAAGCCAGAAGCAAGTGTAGAACAATTGCATCCCTGCTGACAGACGCTCCCAATCCTCACTCTAAAGGGGTGCTGATGTTCAAGAAAAGGCGCCAGCGCTCCAAGAAATATACCCTCACAAGCTTCGGCAGTGTGGATGAAGATCAGTGCCCGGACTCTCAAGAGGAAGATGGGGTGTCACTTGGCAGTGAGTCAGAATTTGAGGAAGAGGGATTTTCGTCCGCTCCTGACCCAACTTGGGATAGTGACTACTTGAATATGCTAGAGAAGAGGGCGACTGCGGGTGCCGAGGGCCGTGGGGATGGGGAGGAGGATGCTCCAAGTCCGGGCTTGAATGCTACCACGGGGAAGGGTGCCCAGTTGTTTGAACAGCAGAGGAAAAGGGCTGCTGAGCATGCCAAAAAGGTGGAGGCAACACACTCTCAGGTGGCCCAGCAAGCTATGAATGAGCAAGCCCAGATGTTTTACCCAGACATTCAAGGTAATACAGCCTTACAGCAAGATGTGTACCAAGCCCAAGCAACCTTTAGCATATCTAATGGAGATCCATCCCAAGCCACAGGCGGACCTACTACCATGGGGATGCAAGGGCGACCCTGGTCGGCCATTTCCTCTGTGGATATGATCGTTGGCAGTACACCACCAGTAGAGACACCCATACCAAAAGCACCTGCCAGTAATGTTCTCAATAGAACTGCCCGTCCTTTTACACCTGGCTTCATAACTATTCGGGCTGCAACTGCTCCGGTAGCATTCAAACCATCTGCCACAAAGACAAACCAGCGACCTACCTCAGCAGCTGCTGTGCCACCGCCATTTTCCACTGTCCAAGACCAGGCTATTAACGCTACATCAGTAATGTTACAGCTGTCCCCCGGTCCTCCTGTCTCTTCTAAACCTGCTGGTCCTGTAACCCGCACAGTGGAGGCTTCTGTCACTCTAAACCCTTCGACCAGTCCCTCTTTTGTAGAGACAACACAAACAGCTCAACAGATGAGTGCTGCTTATCCAGTTCCATATGTAAATGTGCCTCCAATGGCCCCACCTCCACCCCAAGCTCCAACACAACCCATGTTTTCTGCTCCACCACAGCCCATGGTTTCAGCTCCACCAGAGCATATGGTACCAGCTCTACCACAGCCCGTGGTGTCAGCTACACCACAATACATGGTTTCAGGTCCAATTCTTTCTACATCTCAAATTCCCAGTACAATTCATAGAGTCGCAATGGTTCCTCCAGTTGTGCCAGTCGCTCCTCAATGCACTACTCAAATTCCCATGACACCTGTAGCACCAGTGTCCCTGGTCTCAGAGCCAGAAGCGATAGCTCCAACCCCTGTTCTTGGTCCAGGAGGTCGTACAGGAATCTTACTAGAGGCTCGTCGCCGTGGTGGAAAGCCCAAACCTATGTTCAATGTACCGGAAGTCAAGAAGAATTCCCCGAACCCTGAGCTGTTGTCCATGGTGCAGAATTTTGATGAGAGGGCCACACATCCCAAGTATGGCCGACCGTTCTCTGAAGATATTTATGATGGTGCACAGGAAGGAAGCAGTGCAGCAGTCAACATAGGGAAGATGCCACCCCGGGTAGCACCCAAGCCTCGGGTTCTGCAGGAGGCCCCAGAGATCATTCAAGCAGGGGGCAAGGGGGCTCAGCTCTTTACCCGCAGAAAGAACCGCATGGGTATGTATGTAGTGGATGCCCCTCCACAGTCCCATCACCAACAGGAAGTGTCCTTGCATGGTGCTGCACAACCCCCTGACCCCTCCTCCTCTCAATGGAAATACTCCTCCAATGTGCGTGCCCCTCCTCCCATTGGGTATAACCCACTCCTGGCCCCCTCTATCCCCACAGGGCCTCGGAGGAACATGGGCAGGCCAGGCAGCAGGGGTAAAGGTGGCTCTCAGCGAGAGGGCATCCAAGCTCTGGATTTCATGAGAAGACAGCCCTACCAGCTAAACTCTGCCATGTTCAACTACAGTGGAAGTGCTGCAAATATCTCAGCCAGTCCTTCTCACCAGGACCAGAGGCAGGGCCACTATACAGCAATGGTGGGCAGCTCTTTAACTTCACCTAAGCAGATACCCGTAAAAATAGTTCGCGCCTATGAGATCAAGAGATTCTCAACACCAACACCTATGTCCGCTCCCACTCTAGTCCCCAAAGTCCTCGCACCTCGCTCAGCCACCACCCTTGGAGAGCGTATAAATCACTCTGACATGACCACTCCACCTCCTGGTCCAACTGCTCCGACCCCAGAAACCAACTTGGCACGAGCCCCATTCAGAGAGACAGCTTTACTTTCCTCACAAATAGCTGGATTGCCCAGCCTTCCAAAATTATCTGCCATGCCTCCTCCAAATTCTGTGTCTGGTGTAGCAACACATTACAGTCCGGTGTCCTACACCACCGGCCTCCAGGGAGCTAAGCAGTTCCAGAGTGCTCCTGAGCTCAGTATTCTTTCATTGTTGCCCCCTCTCAAAGCCAACCCGATCCAGGCACCCAAACCACGTTTTGTTGCCACCAAGGGGGGTGTTCAGCCTCGTGTGTGGAGACCTGGGGCAATTTAA
- the LOC133409879 gene encoding myozenin-1-like → MPSRTPTPINRRKKPTKVIIDLSKLSQDDYEPVVKISEFDLGRKIGTPKDIMLEELSLLKNKGSKMFKKRQQRVEKFIYENNPDIFIGDSMDELQKFVPTVGGQIGSHTIHLGGYLLSKDASQLHYGGMVFGGGAPVPPPKPGSKGGEAGGVGGRAGGGQHGKDGLHGGSGEGSTPKDGGKDDKSKKMHLKTYISPWEKAMKGDESLLATLKLTMLGPAHHIELCKYKCFNRTAMPYGGFEKALQFMKFQMPNTEKTKVVAEPTVVYEHDINVRPSFNRTPIGWVGSGEPSSIHVELDSVPYDGETEEL, encoded by the exons ATGCCATCAAGAACACCCACCCCTATAAACAGGAGGAAAAAGCCCACCAAAGTCATAATTGACTTATCAAAACTCTCTCAGGATG ATTACGAGCCCGTGGTGAAGATATCCGAGTTCGACTTGGGAAGAAAGATCGGGACGCCAAAGGACATCATGCTGGAGGAGTTGTCGTTGCTCAAGAACAAAGGATCCAAGATGTTCAAGAAGAGGCAGCAGCGGGTGGAGAAGTTCATCTACGAGAACAACCCCGACATCTTCATTGGCGACTCCATG GACGAGCTGCAGAAGTTTGTCCCAACAGTGGGCGGTCAGATTGGCAGCCACACAATACATCTAGGTGGATATCTCCTCAGCAAGGATGCCAGTCAGCTGCATTATGGAGGGATGGTGTTTGGAGGAGGGGCCCCCGTGCCTCCCCCAAAACCTGGGAGCAAGGGCGGAGAAGCTGGAGGAGTCGGAGGAAGAGCTGGTGGAGGCCAGCATGGGAAAGATGGACTACATGGAGGATCTGGTGAAGGATCCACACCAAAAG ATGGCGGAAAAGACGACAAGTCTAAGAAGATGCACCTGAAGACCTACATATCACCATGGGAGAAGGCCATGAAGGGCGATGAAAGTTTGCTCGCCACCCTGAAATTGACCATGCTCGGTCCTGCTCATCATATTGAACTGTGCAAGTACAAATGCTTTAACAG GACTGCCATGCCATACGGTGGATTTGAAAAGGCCCTCCAGTTCATGAAATTCCAAATGCCCAACACTGAGAAGACCAAAGTGGTGGCTGAGCCCACGGTAGTGTACGAGCACGACATCAACGTGCGGCCTTCCTTCAATCGCACGCCCATCGGCTGGGTGGGCAGCGGCGAGCCCAGCAGCATCCACGTGGAGCTGGACAGCGTGCCCTACGACGGCGAGACCGAGGAGCTGTGA